From the genome of Acidobacteriota bacterium, one region includes:
- a CDS encoding saccharopine dehydrogenase C-terminal domain-containing protein encodes MKSEDMMKTVVVLGAGLVTGPLVRYLLDRPDLKVEVADVEPDKAACLVAGHPRGSSRELNIRDEALLDRLVEGADLIISMVPYVYHPLVARRCIARGKNMVTASYVGPSMKDLDAEARSRGVLILNELGLDPGIDHMEALRVIRGVKSAGGRVRGFVSYCGGLPAPEANTNPFGYKFSWSPLGVLLASKNAARYLCDGRIVEVPAEQLFDHPARIEIPGLGLFEGYPNRDAMPYIDTYGIPETETMLRGTLRYPGWCAVMRAFNRLGFLDQKEKSWPGGNLRSFFLESAGLKGAADPRRALQEALGPDREVLERIEWLGLMDDKPLSAGSRSVLDVLAECMIERLRYEDQERDMTLLQHEFLVECPKGKFERITSTLLDYGIPGGDSAMSRTVGLPVGVAAALICDGSLKMAGVRIPTEPEIYEPVLRELQRFGITFREKREETSGVSKG; translated from the coding sequence ATGAAAAGTGAGGATATGATGAAGACCGTTGTTGTTCTTGGAGCGGGATTGGTCACGGGACCTCTGGTCCGTTACCTCCTCGATCGTCCGGATCTCAAGGTCGAAGTGGCCGATGTGGAACCCGACAAAGCCGCCTGTCTCGTGGCCGGCCACCCCCGAGGATCGTCCCGGGAACTCAATATCCGCGATGAAGCTCTCCTCGATCGTCTGGTCGAAGGAGCCGATCTCATCATCAGCATGGTTCCCTACGTATACCATCCTCTTGTCGCCCGGCGGTGCATCGCCCGGGGGAAGAACATGGTGACGGCGTCCTATGTGGGGCCCTCCATGAAAGATCTGGATGCCGAGGCCCGGAGCCGGGGAGTCCTGATCCTGAATGAACTTGGGCTGGATCCGGGAATCGATCATATGGAAGCGTTGAGAGTCATCCGCGGCGTCAAGAGCGCCGGGGGCCGGGTTCGCGGATTTGTGTCCTATTGCGGCGGTCTGCCCGCGCCTGAAGCCAATACCAATCCCTTCGGATACAAGTTTTCCTGGAGTCCGCTGGGCGTTCTTCTGGCTTCCAAAAACGCCGCGCGGTATCTTTGTGACGGGCGCATCGTTGAAGTTCCGGCCGAGCAACTGTTCGATCATCCTGCCCGGATCGAAATCCCGGGACTCGGACTTTTTGAAGGCTATCCCAACAGGGACGCCATGCCTTATATCGACACTTATGGCATCCCTGAGACCGAAACGATGTTGAGAGGCACATTGCGATATCCCGGCTGGTGCGCCGTGATGCGCGCCTTCAATCGGTTGGGTTTTCTGGACCAGAAGGAAAAATCCTGGCCGGGCGGAAATCTGAGAAGCTTTTTCCTGGAATCCGCCGGTTTGAAAGGCGCCGCGGATCCCCGCCGGGCCCTGCAGGAGGCTCTGGGACCGGATCGAGAGGTTCTCGAGAGGATCGAATGGCTCGGGCTTATGGACGACAAGCCTCTTTCCGCCGGTTCCCGCTCCGTTCTCGACGTTCTTGCGGAATGTATGATTGAGCGGTTGCGGTATGAGGACCAGGAGAGGGATATGACTCTTCTGCAGCACGAATTTCTTGTGGAGTGTCCGAAGGGGAAATTCGAGAGGATCACTTCGACTCTCCTGGATTATGGGATTCCCGGCGGCGACTCGGCCATGTCCCGCACCGTCGGTCTTCCTGTGGGCGTTGCCGCCGCTCTGATTTGCGACGGATCCTTGAAAATGGCCGGCGTCCGGATTCCCACGGAA
- a CDS encoding bifunctional lysine ketoglutarate reductase /saccharopine dehydrogenase family protein encodes MQTIIGIRREDINRQERRTPLIPSHVGEMIRNHGLNFRVQPSGIRIFEDADYAREGAEVMEDLSPCRVIFGLKEIPPDVFDPGKTYVFFSHTIKGQAGNMPMLRRMMERGCTLIDYEKIVDDQGRRLLYFGRHAGHAGMIDALWSLGRRLAWEGLETPFSDIRQASDYAGLTEAREAVAAAGERIRMEGLDERLCPMVFGFLGYGNVSSGAQEAFDLLPFNEVSPGDLEAMAAKKPCNRFRVAKTVFREEDMVRRRDGERDFDLQEYYDEPDLYRPVFESFLPHLTVVVNGIYWTSRFPRFITREALQEAWRGGRRPRLRVIADITCDVDGAMACTVRSTGPDNPIYVFEPETGVTRDGVAGEGPVVLAVYNLPAELPLESSIFFSRGLKAFVPAMARADMTADLDSCGLPEDVKKGVILYRGKLTPDFVYLKNHLI; translated from the coding sequence ATGCAAACCATCATTGGTATCCGCCGCGAAGACATCAATCGTCAGGAGAGGCGAACCCCCCTGATTCCCTCCCATGTCGGAGAAATGATCCGGAACCACGGGCTGAATTTTCGGGTTCAGCCGTCCGGCATCCGCATTTTTGAGGATGCCGATTATGCGCGGGAGGGAGCCGAAGTGATGGAGGACCTCTCGCCCTGCCGGGTCATTTTCGGCCTGAAGGAAATCCCTCCGGATGTTTTCGATCCCGGCAAGACCTATGTCTTTTTTTCCCATACCATCAAAGGCCAGGCCGGAAACATGCCGATGCTCCGGCGGATGATGGAACGCGGCTGCACGCTGATCGATTATGAAAAAATCGTGGACGATCAGGGTCGCCGGCTTCTTTACTTCGGCCGCCACGCGGGACACGCGGGCATGATCGATGCCCTTTGGAGTCTGGGCCGCCGGTTGGCCTGGGAGGGTCTGGAGACGCCTTTCTCCGACATCCGGCAGGCATCGGATTATGCCGGACTGACGGAGGCCCGGGAAGCCGTGGCGGCGGCCGGCGAGCGCATCAGAATGGAAGGCCTCGACGAAAGACTCTGCCCGATGGTTTTCGGTTTTCTCGGTTACGGGAATGTCTCCTCGGGCGCCCAGGAGGCGTTCGATCTCCTGCCGTTCAACGAGGTGTCTCCCGGCGATTTGGAGGCCATGGCCGCCAAAAAACCCTGCAACCGATTCCGGGTGGCCAAGACGGTTTTTCGGGAAGAGGACATGGTCCGCCGCCGTGACGGCGAAAGGGATTTCGATCTCCAGGAGTACTATGACGAGCCCGATTTGTATCGGCCTGTCTTTGAATCGTTTCTTCCCCACCTGACCGTTGTCGTCAACGGGATTTATTGGACGTCCCGTTTCCCAAGATTTATCACCCGGGAAGCCCTTCAAGAAGCGTGGCGCGGCGGCCGTCGTCCCCGTCTCAGGGTCATCGCCGACATCACTTGCGATGTCGACGGCGCCATGGCCTGCACGGTGCGCTCGACGGGTCCCGATAACCCCATCTATGTTTTTGAACCGGAAACCGGCGTAACGCGGGATGGGGTGGCCGGAGAAGGCCCCGTTGTCCTGGCCGTCTATAATCTTCCCGCGGAACTGCCGCTGGAATCCTCGATTTTTTTCAGCCGGGGCCTCAAGGCCTTTGTTCCGGCCATGGCCCGGGCCGACATGACCGCGGACTTGGACTCCTGCGGTCTTCCGGAAGATGTCAAAAAAGGCGTGATCCTTTACCGGGGAAAACTGACGCCGGATTTTGTCTATCTCAAAAATCATCTGATCTGA
- the cysS gene encoding cysteine--tRNA ligase: protein MIRFANTLSGQTEAFVSLEPGVVRLYTCGPTVYDVPHIGNWRAYVFEDLLKRFLIAEGLRTVHVMNITDVDDKTIAGARGRGLTLDAFTAPYIEAFHRGRAALNILPADHYPRATEHIPEMVAIIEGLLEKGFAYRKDGSIYFSIARFPDYGKLSKIRIDDLRPGARIESDEYEKENVHDFALWKAAKDDEPSWETRIGTGRPGWHIECSAMSSKYLGPSFDIHCGGVDNIFPHHENEIAQSEALTGRPFVKYWMHCHHLVVDGEKMSKSKGNFYTLNDLAERGADPLDVRWLLLSTHYRKMLNFTFEALDQARTVRLRLLDYIRNLDRASGRSHLPVPECLPIVETGLRKFREGLRDDLNISHALAGLFDMMRGVNGIDASGRLGAEDAAAARRSLLEMDAVLGVLPPAVDTDLPRDLSDLIEARERARREKRWGDADAIRRNLLEKGILLEDTKDGVRWKRIPPEKTPS, encoded by the coding sequence ATGATTCGGTTCGCCAATACCTTGAGCGGCCAGACGGAGGCCTTCGTCTCCCTCGAACCCGGCGTCGTCCGCCTCTACACCTGCGGCCCCACGGTCTATGACGTTCCGCATATCGGCAACTGGCGTGCCTATGTCTTCGAAGATCTCCTCAAGCGGTTTCTGATCGCCGAGGGTTTGCGGACGGTGCATGTCATGAACATCACAGACGTCGACGACAAGACCATCGCGGGCGCCCGCGGCCGGGGCCTGACGCTGGACGCGTTCACCGCCCCTTACATCGAAGCCTTCCACAGAGGCCGGGCCGCCTTGAATATTCTTCCGGCCGACCATTATCCCCGGGCCACGGAACACATCCCCGAGATGGTCGCCATCATCGAAGGTCTTCTGGAAAAGGGCTTCGCCTATCGCAAGGACGGATCCATCTATTTCAGCATCGCCCGATTCCCGGACTACGGGAAGCTGTCCAAGATTCGAATCGACGATCTGCGGCCGGGCGCGAGGATCGAGTCGGACGAATACGAGAAGGAGAACGTCCACGATTTCGCCCTCTGGAAAGCGGCCAAGGACGACGAGCCGTCCTGGGAAACCCGGATCGGAACCGGCCGCCCCGGCTGGCATATCGAGTGTTCGGCCATGAGTTCGAAGTATCTCGGACCTTCGTTCGACATCCATTGCGGCGGGGTGGACAACATCTTTCCCCATCATGAAAATGAAATCGCCCAGTCCGAAGCCCTGACCGGACGGCCTTTCGTCAAATACTGGATGCACTGCCATCACCTCGTCGTCGACGGGGAAAAGATGTCCAAGTCCAAGGGGAATTTCTACACGCTCAACGACCTGGCCGAGCGTGGCGCCGACCCGCTCGACGTCCGCTGGCTCCTCCTGTCGACCCATTATCGCAAAATGCTCAACTTCACTTTCGAGGCCCTGGATCAGGCCCGGACGGTGCGCCTCCGTCTTTTGGATTATATCCGGAATCTCGATCGCGCCTCCGGCCGATCCCATCTCCCGGTCCCGGAATGTCTCCCGATCGTCGAAACCGGATTGCGGAAATTCCGGGAGGGGCTTCGCGACGACCTCAACATTTCCCATGCCCTTGCGGGCTTGTTCGATATGATGCGCGGAGTGAACGGGATCGACGCGTCCGGCCGCCTGGGCGCAGAGGACGCTGCGGCCGCCCGGCGTTCTCTTTTGGAAATGGATGCCGTGCTGGGCGTTCTGCCCCCGGCCGTGGACACGGATCTCCCCCGGGACCTTTCAGACCTGATCGAGGCCCGTGAACGGGCCCGCCGGGAAAAACGTTGGGGGGATGCCGACGCCATCCGCCGGAATCTTCTCGAAAAAGGAATCCTTCTCGAGGACACGAAGGACGGCGTCCGATGGAAACGCATCCCTCCGGAGAAAACCCCCTCGTGA
- a CDS encoding YraN family protein, whose protein sequence is METHPSGENPLVNKDGLSRLELGRAGEDAAVRHLEQSGYQILTRGFRMFRGEIDIIARDGETLVFVEVKTRTSEDFGRPEDAVTRSKQAQIRKIAQGYLIRVNPGDVPCRFDVLAVERSPDGDWIFRHYQNAF, encoded by the coding sequence ATGGAAACGCATCCCTCCGGAGAAAACCCCCTCGTGAACAAGGACGGGCTCTCCCGGCTTGAACTCGGCCGGGCCGGCGAAGACGCCGCCGTCCGCCACCTCGAACAATCCGGCTATCAAATCCTGACCCGCGGTTTCCGAATGTTTCGCGGGGAAATCGATATCATCGCCCGTGACGGAGAGACCCTTGTTTTCGTCGAGGTCAAAACACGGACTTCGGAGGATTTCGGCCGGCCCGAGGATGCGGTCACCCGTTCCAAGCAGGCCCAGATCCGGAAAATCGCCCAAGGTTATCTGATCCGGGTCAACCCGGGCGACGTTCCCTGCCGGTTCGATGTTCTGGCCGTCGAAAGATCTCCGGACGGCGATTGGATATTCCGCCACTATCAAAACGCTTTTTAA
- a CDS encoding M14 family metallopeptidase: MFFKRFHTALITLVLCILLIAPQAAAQIVPKPEEILGFKVGADYHLATYDQAVDYLKKAAAVSDRIRLFDMGQTSMGLTMTYAVISSTSNIAELDRYKEISRRLSLGRGLSDEEALTLSREGRAVVYIDGGLHATECAPAQHNIQLAYNLMTAADERTLAILDDVILILVFANPDGMNLLAEWYHPNVGTPYEVSPMPGLYHIYAGHDNNRDGYIGNLVETRNISRLVNLEWHPVILYNHHQTAPFPARIWTPPNSEPTNPNVHPLIVRWQNMIGSAMGAAFDAQGKEGAISRIVFDTWYPGYMTQVFDSHNIISILTEIALYRYATPGFYTVRDFPKEYQDLTMSAFYPSPWKGGWWRLLDAVDYSLTASMAVLDTASRFRSDLLYNKYKMGRDVSERFRREPPYAWIIPRNQSDPGTAALLLDRMILQGIDIYESEEDFVCDGIRHPKGTWIIPMDQPFALFIKNIFEEQRYPDLRKYPDLWQGLVRSRKFEGAPFEAYDMMGWTLPHQFGTRVLAANSPVDVRMTRQKEILPSEGRVQGRGSAGWILDPAQNATAVALNRLLKAGARVQWAKTAFTREGRSHAPGTVFVSSRGLSPSIMEQTARDLRIQPTAVSSAPFEDAITLKTPRLAVYQSWIPVADEGWTRLILEEHEFDFKVIHDADIRAGNLRDAFDAIIMPSHSSADRVVNGHAPGTMPPPYVGGLTENGLINLKTFMEEGGTMIFLNAACNLAIEKFGLPLRNILRNVKSEEFHCSGAILRLEFDTSHPLAYGMTRETPAVFAGSCAFDLHPSYQPGQAPRGAAKYSGQNLLMSGYVHGGSRLHQKTAAVEVPLGKGKAILLGFPVQYRAQPRGTFKLLFNAVFYGAASS; this comes from the coding sequence ATGTTTTTCAAGAGATTCCACACAGCCCTCATCACCCTTGTTCTCTGCATTTTGCTGATCGCACCGCAGGCCGCGGCGCAGATCGTGCCCAAACCCGAGGAGATTCTCGGCTTCAAGGTCGGAGCGGATTACCATCTCGCCACCTACGACCAGGCCGTCGACTACCTGAAAAAAGCGGCCGCCGTCTCCGACAGGATCCGGCTTTTCGACATGGGACAAACATCCATGGGACTGACCATGACTTATGCGGTCATTTCCTCGACCTCCAATATCGCCGAACTCGACCGTTACAAGGAGATTTCGCGCCGTCTGTCGCTGGGACGCGGACTCTCCGACGAGGAGGCCTTGACATTGTCCCGTGAGGGACGGGCCGTCGTCTATATCGACGGCGGGCTTCACGCGACGGAATGCGCGCCGGCCCAGCACAACATCCAGCTGGCCTACAATCTCATGACGGCCGCGGACGAAAGAACCCTGGCCATCCTCGACGACGTCATTCTCATTCTCGTCTTCGCCAACCCCGACGGCATGAATCTCCTGGCCGAATGGTATCACCCGAATGTCGGCACGCCCTACGAAGTTTCTCCGATGCCCGGTCTCTATCATATCTATGCCGGACACGACAACAACCGTGACGGGTACATCGGAAATCTGGTGGAAACCCGGAATATTTCCCGTCTCGTCAACCTGGAATGGCACCCGGTCATTCTCTACAACCACCACCAGACCGCGCCGTTTCCGGCCCGCATCTGGACACCGCCGAATTCGGAGCCGACGAATCCCAATGTCCACCCCCTCATCGTCCGCTGGCAAAACATGATCGGATCGGCCATGGGCGCGGCTTTCGACGCCCAGGGCAAGGAGGGGGCCATCTCCCGGATCGTGTTCGACACCTGGTATCCGGGATATATGACCCAGGTCTTCGATTCGCACAATATCATCTCCATCCTCACGGAAATCGCCCTCTACCGTTATGCCACGCCGGGGTTTTACACCGTACGGGATTTCCCGAAGGAATACCAGGACCTGACCATGTCGGCCTTCTATCCTTCCCCGTGGAAAGGAGGCTGGTGGAGGCTTCTCGACGCCGTCGATTATTCCCTGACGGCATCCATGGCCGTTCTGGACACAGCCTCGCGCTTTCGAAGCGATCTTCTCTATAACAAGTACAAAATGGGCCGTGACGTCAGCGAACGGTTCCGTCGCGAACCGCCTTATGCCTGGATCATTCCCCGGAATCAGTCCGATCCCGGGACGGCCGCCCTGCTTCTCGACAGGATGATTCTTCAGGGCATCGACATCTATGAAAGCGAGGAGGATTTCGTCTGCGACGGCATCCGCCACCCGAAGGGGACCTGGATCATTCCCATGGACCAACCCTTCGCCCTGTTCATCAAGAACATTTTCGAGGAACAGCGCTACCCGGATCTCAGAAAATATCCGGATCTCTGGCAGGGACTCGTCCGTTCGCGGAAATTCGAAGGCGCGCCCTTCGAAGCCTATGACATGATGGGCTGGACCTTGCCCCACCAGTTTGGAACCCGGGTTCTGGCGGCGAACTCCCCTGTGGATGTCCGTATGACACGGCAAAAGGAAATTCTGCCTTCCGAAGGCCGAGTTCAAGGCCGGGGAAGCGCGGGATGGATTCTCGATCCGGCTCAAAACGCCACGGCCGTTGCCCTCAATCGACTGCTCAAGGCGGGAGCCAGGGTTCAATGGGCCAAGACGGCCTTCACGCGTGAGGGGCGCAGCCATGCGCCGGGAACGGTCTTTGTCTCTTCGCGCGGCCTGTCCCCGTCCATCATGGAACAGACGGCCCGCGACCTGCGCATTCAGCCGACAGCGGTTTCCTCAGCCCCGTTTGAAGACGCGATCACACTGAAGACTCCGCGTTTGGCGGTCTACCAATCCTGGATCCCCGTCGCCGACGAAGGCTGGACACGCCTCATCCTCGAGGAACACGAATTCGACTTCAAGGTCATTCATGACGCCGATATCCGGGCGGGAAACCTGCGGGACGCCTTCGACGCCATCATCATGCCCAGCCATTCGAGCGCGGACAGGGTTGTCAACGGCCATGCTCCGGGCACCATGCCGCCGCCTTATGTCGGGGGCCTGACGGAAAACGGCCTTATCAACCTGAAGACGTTCATGGAGGAAGGCGGCACGATGATTTTTCTCAACGCCGCCTGCAATCTGGCCATCGAGAAATTCGGCCTGCCTCTCCGAAACATCCTCAGGAACGTCAAGTCCGAGGAGTTCCATTGCTCCGGCGCCATCCTTCGCCTGGAATTCGACACATCCCATCCCCTGGCCTACGGCATGACGCGCGAGACGCCGGCCGTCTTCGCCGGAAGTTGCGCCTTTGACCTCCACCCTTCCTACCAGCCCGGTCAGGCGCCCCGGGGAGCGGCCAAATATTCCGGACAGAATCTGCTGATGAGCGGTTATGTTCACGGCGGTTCACGGCTGCACCAAAAGACGGCCGCCGTGGAGGTCCCTCTGGGGAAAGGCAAGGCCATCCTGCTGGGTTTTCCGGTCCAATACCGGGCTCAGCCGAGAGGAACGTTCAAACTGCTGTTCAACGCCGTCTTTTACGGCGCCGCCTCATCCTAA
- a CDS encoding TonB-dependent receptor, producing MKRLFAGFTILVFGFAAAPPGFAETVEIRGVVVTPGGIPIEGALVLHRPTGTNTATDILGAFAMAVPHRDRIRLELIHPDFYEREFVISGKLSDPVEIVLSPLVRQSEEIVVTARRHAESAATVAAAGSVIASETLVETMAPNVALGLQELPGVAALGSGGFTLVPTIRGMARRKVLYLVDFARVTSDRRTGPNASFLSPDDIERIEIVRSSSSVHFGSDAIGGVIHAQTRSPEIEEGIRGGVQARYGGGNDEKSAGLSIQAAKNGWGGYLSFRGVDAENYRSPAGEILQSQYSQSGVFGKIVRSGDRREISLTFLGSRGRKIGKPADNSRTRPTWYPREDNNLMLFRWVEKHVAEGRLTFQAYANPNFLETRRDTLAAYKTGESFSRTESTDFGFQLSYGKKVAARLRLQSGLDYFGRTGVRAENTETSFDADGNTVSVFREIPYDGGRREDIGAFVSLDYTGIPGLDLAGGVRFDLLAMQADPGGSGNPLSSKKSTATGFLAASYHLTEDVVVFTNISRAYRVPGLGEKFYTGITGRGMIVAAPDLRPEASLNFDGGIKYIGRRAYAAVYGFVNTIDDMIERFLVSPRVYTYGNVDRGRLQGVECEWEIFPVSGWKVFGNIMAMTGRSLKAEASLNDVPSFRLHAGTRAWWRRLSAEISVHVQSAKKNPGPAEIAIPAYETVNLRFGWAPSESVRFHALLSNLFDKTYLARPDAEAVFEPGRALGVGLSFSF from the coding sequence ATGAAAAGACTCTTCGCCGGTTTCACGATTCTGGTTTTCGGATTTGCGGCCGCTCCGCCGGGTTTTGCCGAAACCGTTGAAATCCGGGGTGTGGTCGTGACACCCGGCGGGATTCCCATTGAAGGAGCTCTGGTTTTGCATCGTCCCACCGGAACGAACACGGCCACTGATATTCTGGGCGCCTTCGCGATGGCGGTTCCCCATCGGGACAGAATCCGCCTGGAGCTCATCCATCCCGATTTCTATGAACGTGAATTCGTCATCTCGGGAAAGTTGAGCGATCCTGTGGAGATCGTGCTTTCACCCCTCGTCCGTCAGAGTGAGGAAATCGTCGTCACGGCCCGGCGGCATGCCGAATCCGCGGCCACAGTCGCCGCCGCGGGGTCCGTCATCGCTTCGGAGACATTGGTCGAAACGATGGCTCCCAACGTCGCACTCGGACTTCAGGAGCTTCCGGGCGTGGCGGCGCTGGGTTCCGGCGGTTTCACCCTCGTCCCGACAATCCGAGGCATGGCCCGCCGCAAAGTTCTGTATCTCGTCGATTTCGCCCGGGTGACCAGTGACCGCCGGACTGGCCCCAACGCCTCCTTTCTCAGTCCCGACGATATCGAGAGAATCGAGATCGTCCGAAGCTCGTCCTCGGTGCATTTCGGGTCGGACGCCATCGGCGGTGTCATCCATGCCCAGACGCGCTCTCCCGAGATCGAAGAGGGGATCCGGGGAGGCGTCCAGGCGCGTTACGGGGGGGGCAATGACGAAAAATCGGCCGGGCTGTCCATTCAGGCGGCCAAAAACGGCTGGGGCGGATATCTGTCGTTTCGCGGCGTCGATGCAGAAAACTACCGGTCGCCGGCCGGTGAGATTCTTCAGTCCCAGTATTCCCAATCCGGAGTTTTCGGAAAAATCGTCCGTTCCGGAGATCGTCGCGAAATCTCCCTGACTTTTCTTGGATCCCGGGGACGGAAGATCGGCAAGCCCGCCGACAACAGCCGGACACGGCCGACCTGGTATCCCCGGGAAGACAACAATCTGATGTTGTTCCGCTGGGTGGAAAAACATGTTGCGGAAGGACGGCTGACCTTCCAGGCCTATGCCAATCCCAATTTTCTCGAAACACGCCGGGATACGCTTGCGGCTTACAAAACGGGGGAATCCTTCAGCCGGACGGAAAGCACGGACTTCGGATTTCAACTGTCGTATGGAAAGAAGGTGGCCGCAAGACTTCGGCTCCAATCGGGCCTCGATTATTTCGGCCGAACCGGCGTTCGCGCCGAAAATACGGAAACCTCTTTCGATGCAGACGGGAACACCGTTTCCGTTTTCCGGGAAATCCCTTATGACGGCGGCCGCCGCGAGGATATCGGAGCGTTTGTTTCGCTGGACTACACCGGGATTCCGGGCCTCGATCTTGCGGGAGGCGTTCGTTTCGATCTTCTGGCCATGCAGGCCGACCCCGGGGGATCGGGGAATCCTCTGTCTTCGAAGAAAAGCACGGCTACGGGATTTCTGGCCGCATCCTACCATCTGACGGAAGACGTGGTCGTTTTCACGAACATCTCACGCGCCTACCGTGTTCCCGGACTCGGAGAGAAATTCTATACCGGGATCACCGGCCGGGGCATGATCGTCGCGGCGCCCGATCTCAGGCCGGAGGCCAGCCTGAATTTCGACGGCGGAATCAAATATATCGGGCGCAGGGCCTATGCCGCCGTCTACGGTTTCGTCAACACCATCGACGATATGATCGAACGCTTCCTGGTTTCGCCGCGAGTCTATACCTATGGAAACGTCGACCGCGGCCGGCTCCAGGGGGTCGAATGCGAATGGGAGATCTTTCCCGTCTCCGGCTGGAAGGTTTTCGGCAACATCATGGCCATGACCGGCCGAAGCCTTAAGGCGGAGGCGTCGTTGAACGATGTCCCCTCTTTCCGGCTTCATGCGGGAACCCGGGCCTGGTGGAGACGCCTGTCGGCCGAAATCAGTGTCCACGTCCAGTCCGCCAAGAAAAACCCGGGTCCGGCTGAAATCGCCATCCCGGCCTATGAAACCGTCAACCTCAGATTCGGCTGGGCGCCGTCGGAGAGCGTCCGCTTCCACGCGCTTCTCTCCAATCTCTTCGACAAAACCTATCTCGCCCGTCCCGATGCCGAAGCCGTGTTCGAACCCGGTCGCGCCCTGGGCGTCGGCCTGTCCTTTTCCTTTTAA
- the folK gene encoding 2-amino-4-hydroxy-6-hydroxymethyldihydropteridine diphosphokinase — translation MKYYISMGSNLGRKRQNLTAASRMLSEHGIKILRASSIYRTEPVDFRDQPWFFNQVLEVDAPFAPLEFLNRIQAVEKAMKRVPRKDRGPRIIDIDILLAGQTIIKTPGLVIPHPRMDRRNFVLVPLAEIAPHAVHPLTRKKIRTLMRFSPDRAVVRKAGDAK, via the coding sequence ATGAAATACTACATATCAATGGGCAGCAACCTCGGCCGGAAGAGGCAAAACCTGACGGCAGCCTCTCGAATGTTGTCGGAACACGGCATCAAGATCCTCCGGGCCTCCTCGATTTATAGAACCGAACCGGTCGACTTTCGGGATCAACCCTGGTTTTTCAATCAGGTTCTCGAGGTTGACGCCCCGTTCGCACCCCTGGAATTTCTGAATCGGATTCAGGCCGTTGAAAAAGCCATGAAACGGGTCCCTCGTAAAGATCGCGGCCCCCGGATTATTGATATCGACATTCTTCTTGCGGGACAAACGATCATCAAGACCCCCGGACTTGTCATTCCCCATCCCCGGATGGACCGTCGGAATTTCGTTCTCGTGCCGTTGGCCGAGATCGCCCCCCATGCGGTCCATCCGTTGACCCGCAAGAAAATCCGAACGCTCATGAGGTTTTCACCGGACAGGGCGGTGGTGCGCAAAGCAGGAGATGCAAAATGA